The DNA window TATTCTTTTGCGCATTTTCAAATTCCTGCTGCAAACGTTCCTGGAAATATAACCTGTTATATACCCCAGTCAAGCTATCAACAGTCGCAAGCTCATGCATTCTCTCATACAGTTCGGCATTTTCAAGAGCAATACTAACTTGCTGTCCAATAATGTTAAGAAGTCTTAAATTATCCTCGTCAAAAGCATTAAAATATTTATGTTCTATCAATACAAGCCCGAATTTCCTTGTCTTCGTAACAAGCGGAACGCAAATTAATGAACTCACTTCTCTCTCCTGCGTGAAGGAGTATTCTTTAGAATCAACAAAATTCTCCATAAGAGGCTCTCCACTTTTAAGGACATCCTTTAGAAGTTCACAATTAATATTGTCAAAAAGTGAAATGAGCTCCTCTCTACTGCTTACATTGGTAGTATTCACTCTCAACCGATCCTTCTTTTCATCATATAGAATTACCGTTGAGTTATTTACCCCCATAACTCCAATTATTATATCATTAACATGCTTTAAGAGTTCCTTGACATCAAAAATGGAACTTATAGCTTGCGTAATCTGCTGTACTGTGTAAAACTCAGCTATACTGTCTCTAAGTTTTTTGTTTGCATCCTCAATTTTAAAGTTAGTTTCCTTAAGCTTTTCATTATGAGTCTTTATTTCTTCCTGAGCAACTGCCAGTTGATCATATTTCTCTTCTAATTCGATATACAGCTTTGAATTGTTTTGTTCGTTCTCAGCACTATCCTCATATATTCTTCCACACATTAATGAAAACATTAAAAATACAAGATAAATTAGCAAAGTTTTATATAACCTGGTAGGCTCAAATATTGAATCTTCTCCCACATATTTATATATCGAATCATGCAAAGCTTGAAATACAAAATTAACCACCATTGAAAATAACACCAAATAAAGTGCACCTTTTTTGCCTTTTCTAAAAGCAGTTAAAAGTGTTACAAAAAATAGCAGTGACAAAATCAATTCCCTGGATCCCAAAAATACTACTGCATAACCTAGTAATAACGGCTCTATAATCCTAAAAAGCATATAATACCGATTATGGGCAAACAAACCTTTTTTAACTGCTATTTGCTTAAGAAAATTAAATAGACCTGCTATAAAAATAAAACAGAACTTGTGAACAGTAACTTCTGATAATATATTACCCGCTCCAATATAAACATAATCACTAAATATTACTAAGGTAATGGATAATACAATGAATATCCAGACCAAATTAACATAGATTTGTTCATATCTCTCAAATTTTTTCACAAATTCACTTCCTTTATATTTGATAACAGACATCTACTACATTAATAACAGACATTTAGGATTACTATAGTAAGTTTATTACCTTTTCAGGCTAGTTTATCCCAGTAAATATCAATTACATCTCCCGGCTTTATCACATCAGTAAACCCGGCATTCTTACCGTTTAACTTGAGAACTATATTCCCTTTTGGGTTTGACAAATCGAAATCAAGGTAATTAAAAATATCTACAAATATAAATTGCGAGTTTTCGCTTCTAATGGACTTACTTTCACCGTTTACAATAATGTTCAAACATTTTCCACTCACCAGAACATCTTTTACAGTCTCCTCTTTATCCAGGATATCATTGCTAATACTAAACAAATCACTGTTGCCGATTTCTGATGTCTCGTTTCCACCTTCAGCATAATAGTCACCATTATCTCTTAAATCCTCATTAACAACTGATTCTTGAAGATTTTTAGGGGTATATCCTATTACATCCGAGTCCTGTAACACATAATCTTCCGGCACAGCAACTTCATTAACCGTTACATCAAACCCTGAAGTATTAATTTCACAAACTTTAAGTAAATTCTCTATTGTAACGACTTCCTCAATATTCACTATATCGCCGTCATGTATAGCTTCTGTAATATCTACAGGTTTGCCGTTTATAAAAACCTTAGGTTCTAATGTAATACTTGTACCATTTAAGCTAACCCTTCTGGTATCAGGATTTCTTACAAGATCAAAAACTTTTAGACTTGCATTGCTGCCATCTTCAGCAGGTAATACTCTTATGTTGTCCCCAATGCTAAGAACCGTTTCAAGGTTTGCAAGTTTGTCATTAACATATATCTCCGCGCTTTTTCCGATTCCGCCCCTTGCAGCCTTTTTTACACCGTTTAATTCATAGTTGATACTCTTACCGGTTCTTCCAATTAACTGACTGGGATTAAATCCTATTAGTATAAGTGC is part of the Acetivibrio cellulolyticus CD2 genome and encodes:
- a CDS encoding sensor domain-containing diguanylate cyclase, with protein sequence MKKFERYEQIYVNLVWIFIVLSITLVIFSDYVYIGAGNILSEVTVHKFCFIFIAGLFNFLKQIAVKKGLFAHNRYYMLFRIIEPLLLGYAVVFLGSRELILSLLFFVTLLTAFRKGKKGALYLVLFSMVVNFVFQALHDSIYKYVGEDSIFEPTRLYKTLLIYLVFLMFSLMCGRIYEDSAENEQNNSKLYIELEEKYDQLAVAQEEIKTHNEKLKETNFKIEDANKKLRDSIAEFYTVQQITQAISSIFDVKELLKHVNDIIIGVMGVNNSTVILYDEKKDRLRVNTTNVSSREELISLFDNINCELLKDVLKSGEPLMENFVDSKEYSFTQEREVSSLICVPLVTKTRKFGLVLIEHKYFNAFDEDNLRLLNIIGQQVSIALENAELYERMHELATVDSLTGVYNRLYFQERLQQEFENAQKNKYDLSLAIFDIDHFKRFNDTFGHLFGDKVLRHISDLLKNSLRSGDIIARYGGEEFVLLFPRTGLKEAYDKVEILREKIAKTTIRDELVTASVTVSFGLSTYPEVSTTESDLLKMADNALYDAKESGRNCVKVASCVITKE